The genomic interval GGGGGTGCGCCTCCAAGGCCCGCAGGCCGTTCCAGGCGAGGTTGACCATGTGGGCGGCCACCTCCTCCTTGCTCATCGTCCGGTTCTCCAGCCACCACCATGCCGGTGAGGACACGATCCCCACGAGCATCTGTGCGTACAGCGGCGCCGTGCGCGGGTCCAGGCCATGCTCCTGGAACTGGGAGGCGAGGATTCCCGAGACCTGGATGGCGACGTCGGCCAGCAGGGTCGAGTACGTGCCCGCCGTGCGGTCCCCGGAGGAGGACAGGATCTGGAAGCCGTCGGGGGAGTCCTCGATATAGGTCAGCAGGGCCAGTGCCGCCCGCTCCACCACCAGGGAGGGCGACGGCGAGGAGCTCAGCGCCTGGGTCACCGTCGTGGAGATGGCACTGAGCTCACGGTCCACGATGACCGCGTACAGACCCTCCTTGCCGCCGAAGTGCTCGTAGACCACCGGCTTGGAGACCTTTGCCCGGGCCGCGATCTCCTCGATCGCTGTGGCCTCGAAGCCCTTCTCCGCGAAGAGGGCGCGGGCGACGTCGATGAGTTGCTCACGTCTCTCGCCCGCGCTCATCCGGGTCCGCTTGCTCACCTTGGCTGCCATGCGGCCCATCATGCCGCCTGGGCGGTCGGGGCGCTCGCGGCTGTGAGAGGATGTCATCGCGCTGCCCGCGGGCGCGCGGTCCGCCCTGGTGTAGTGGCAGCACGCAGGCCTTTGGAGCCTTGAGGCCCGGGTTCGAACCCTGGGGGCGGAACGGCGCGGGTATGTCCGCAGCAGGCCCGCCCAGGACGTAGGATGACGCTGCTTCGCACCGCACAGCTGGGTCACGGCCCGGTCGGCCCGCAATCTCAGTGAGAAGAGGACCAGTGGTTCCCACGACCCCACAGCCGTCGTCGTGCGCTTGCCCCAGCTCGATGGGAACCCCCACGAGGGCCGGTAGGTCCCGGGGCTGCCACTAAGACCACCCACCCACAGCCAACCAAACCGGGGCACTAGGGCCTCAAGAGGGGACACAGTTCATGACGGGCATCATCACGAGCGGTGAGAAGCGACTGGTCATCGTCTCGGGGCGCGCGCACCCCGAGCTCGCGGCAGCCGTCGCCAGTGAGCTCGGCACGGAGGTCCTGTCCTCCACCGCCTACGACTTCGCCAACGGTGAGACCTACGTGCGCTTCAACGAGTCCGTGCGCGGCTGCGACGTGTTCGTCATGCAGTCCCACGGCGACCGGGTCAACGACTGGCTCATGGAGCAGCTCATCATGGTGGACGCTCTCAAGCGCGCCTCCGCCAAGCGCATCAGCGTGGTCGCCCCCTTCTTCCCCTACGCCCGCCAGGACAAGAAGCACCTGGGACGTGAGCCCATCTCCGCGCGCCTGGTCGCGGACCTGTACCAGACGGCCGGTGCGGACCGCATCATGAGCGTGGACCTGCACACGAGCCAGGAGCAGGGCTTCTTCGACGGGCCCTGGGACCACCTGTGGGCCCAGCCGGTCCTCGTGGAGTACATCAAGAGCCGGGTGGACCCCTCCATGACGACGGTCGTGTCCCCAGACGCCGGGCGTATCCGTGTGGCCGAGCGCTGGGCGCACGCCCTGGGTGACACCCCGCTGGCCTTCGTGCACAAGACCCGTGACGTCACGCGCCCCAACGAGTCCGTCGCCAACCGCGTGGTCGGTGACGTCGCGGGCCGCTCCTGCGTGCTGGTGGATGACATGATCGACACCGGCGGCACGATCGCCAAGGCAGTCCAGGTGCTCCTGGACCAGGGGGCCAAGGACGTCATCGTGGCGGCGACGCACGGTGTGCTGTCCGGCCCGGCGGTGGAGCGGCTGTCCTCCTGCGGTGCTCGCGAGGTGGTGGTGACGGACACGCTGCCGATTCCTCCCAGCAAGCGCTTCGGCCAACTGACGATCCTGCCGATCGCCCCGCTGCTGGCGCAGGCGATCCGGGCTGTCTTCGACGACGGCTCCGTGACCTCGCTCTTCGAGTCCGCAGGCGTGTGAGGCGCGCCGGGCCCTGAAGGGCCTAGCGTAGTTGACGCTGACAAAGGACGATACGTCATCTCGAGATCGTGCTAGGGTGCTTCGGCTGCCATGTGTCTATGAGTGCCATACGGAGTTGTAGATTCCCTGTACCCGAGCGCGAAAGACACAGCATGCAGATGAACGGCTTGACCTCTCGAGACATCCGAACGGGGGTGGTCGCCGCTGTTGTGACGGTCCTGGCTGCGCTGGCTCTAGCAGTCCAGAGCCTTGCCGTGCCGGCAGCGGCCGCTGTCAACAACGCCATCACGGTCGACAACCTCACGCTGACCAAGATCAACTACTAGGGAACGGAGCAGCCCGGTAGCCCGCTCGTCGTGAGCGACCTCGCTCTGCTGCGCTTCACCTGGGACGCCAGCAACGCGAACCTCAAGGACGGCGACCAGTTCTCCATCAAGCTCCCTCAGGAGGTGGCGTTCAAGGTCCCGACGACCAAGGACTTCCTCCACGACTTCGACGGCGACGGCGTGGCTGAGACCAAGGTCGGCGAGTGCACGATCGAGGCGCAGCTGCTGACCTGCACCTTCAACGGCGAGCTGCCCGAGCGCATCAAGGGCGGTTACAAGGACGTCCACGGCACCGGCAGTGTGCAGGTCTCGGCCGTCAAGGTGACCACGGCCTCAGAGATCACGGTCTCCATCAACGCTGAGAAGGAGGTCGATGTCCTCCTGCCCAATGGCGAGCCGATTCTCCCGCCGGCCCCGGCCGCACCGTACTCGCCGATCCCCTTCGACAAGTGGGCGTGGGGCATGACCGAGAGCGACACCGGGCCGATGTGGAACATTCTGTTCTCCACTGGCCTGCCGGCCAGCGGGTCCACGGACCGCTTCCTCGCCAGTTTCTATAATGCCGACTACTTCAACGGAACGGACGTCCGGGAGATCGTCATCAAGGACGTGCTTGGCCCCGGGCAGACCTTCCCGGCGCTTGACCAGTTCAGGCTGATCATGCGCGACTCGAAGCACTCGGACCTCAGGCACCAGACCATCGCCCTGGGGTCCTCCAGCGCGAGCACGACGTTTCCCGGGTTCTCTGTTGCCCGCGTCGTCATCGACGGCACGACGGCGGAGGGCACGATGGCCACCATCACCCTGCGTGGTCCCTTCGCGCCGGACACGAACTACCAGTTGCAGTACCGCGCCAAGGCCGACCTCACCACGCCGGAGGGCAAGGCGATTCCCGGCACCGTCTACAAGAACACCGCCTCGGTCTGCGGGACGGATCTTGTGAGGACCAGCGAGCAGTACTTCAAGGAGTCCTTCACCATCGACCTGACGCTGGCAGTCGGCTTCGGCACCTTCAACGTCACCAAGTACGTCCAGGGCACCGGCCAGGACCAGGTTCCGGCGGACGCGAGCTTTACCGTGAAGGCGGACTACACGCTGCCGTTGACCGCGGACAAGTACCCGGGCTGGACGCCTCCCGGGGCCCTCAGCGGCGACAACAAGTCCGGCACGGTCACCTTCGAGGTGGTCAGGGGAGTGGCGAAGCCCCTCCCCGGTGCGGATCCCAACCCTGACGCTCCCCTCCCCGTGGGGACCGTGGTGACGGTCAGCGAGGTGCTTGACTCCTCCACGGGCGCGCCGGCCGGCTACGCGTGGGACACCCCCAGCTTCACGGCGGGGGCGAGCACGGGCGAGACCGTGACCCTGACGATCGCTGATGGCCATGTCATCCCCGTTGAGCTGCGCAACACGACGCAAGCGCAGTCCAACTACTTCCAGGTCGTGAAGAAGGCCGAGGGTGCCGACGGGGCTGCGGGCAAGGACTACACCTTCACCTACACCTGCTCCGACGGTCAGATGGGCACGATCACGGCCAAGGGTGACGGGGTCGCTGTCAAGAGCGACACGTCCTTCCCCGTGGGGACCACCTGCACGGTCACCGAGGACACCGCGAAGGCCGGCATTGAGGCTACACCCTCGACGCCTCGGGCGAGCAGACCGTCACCATCGGCCTGACCAGCGCCGAGACGGTGACCGCATCCTTCACCAACGCCTACTCGCCGGTGCCGACGCCGTCGCCGTCGGTCACGACGCCGGGCAAGCCGCCGCTGGCCAAGACTGGTGCGTCCAACGTCGTCCTGCTGGGCGTCATCGGGACCGTGCTCGTCGCGGGCGGAGGCCTTGCGTTCCTGGCCAAGCGTCGTCGCGACGACGCCTGAGATGAGGCGGCCCGGTCCCTGTTGAGCAGAGGCTGAGCACCCCCGTCGACCTGAGCGCCCTCACCCCACCCGGGGTGAGGGCGCTCAGACGTCCCACCCGTACAATTGCGATGCCGCGTCTTCCCTCCTCGACCGCGCGTCGGCGTGCGACCTCGCCTTCTATACGTGCGTGCAGTCCGATTGGGGTGCCCTCGCGCAGCTCCGGAAACCGCCCTCCCGCACGTGTACGATCCTCTGGTCACAATTGAGCGTCGGCCACAGCTCAAGGAGGCGGTCGTGAACCCGCATCCGCCTCGCTGTGATGTCAGCCACTGCTGGGCCGCCTAGGTTCCTGGCGCACCTACCCCCGCCACCAAAGGGACATGCTGACGCGGGTCACGGCTGGGCCGGGCGACACGTGGGGATGGGAGCCAGAATGCCCAGCGGGGGCTGGCGTCGCGCCTGGCGCTCAGTTATCTGTGGCGAGCGGGCGGGTTGTCGGGTCGGGGATCTGCAAGGCGTGAAGCCTCCCTCGCTGCGGCGTGTCTGCGGCTGGGCTCACAGTGGCGGTGCTGGGCCTCGGCCCGCGTTGTGCTGAGGGCGGTGGTAGCCTGCCGACGTCGATGTATGCGGGGTCGTGGACCCCCATTCCTCTTCCCGCATTATTCCCAACCTCACCTGATGAAAGACGAGAATATGCAGCCAAACAGAGGCAGCCTCGCCGCCAGAGGCGCTAGAGCGAGAGCGGTTCCACTCTCTCTCTCTCTCCTGACGCTCCTGTCGGCCCTGGCCCTGGTGATCCAGGGGCTCGCTGTGCCGGCAGCGGCCGCTGACGACCCTGCGATCAAGGTCGGGGTCACCAAACTGGTGATGACCGACTATGACGGCGTCGCCGAGAACGACACCCAGCTCACGCAGTGGAACACGGCGAAGATGACCGGCACCTGGGACGCCTCCGCCCTGTCTGCCATCACAGCGGGCACGTCCTTCACTGTGGGCCTGCCCGACGTGTTCAAGTTCCGCCAGTACCCGCGCACCGATGCCATGACGGTGCGGGACGACGGCGGCGTTGAGCGCACCATCGGTGAGTGCGTGACGCAGGAACGTTCGATGACCTGTACGTTCAACGATGAGGCTCAGAGGCTTTCCGAGGCAGGCTTCAAGAACTTCAAGGGCAGTTACTCGCTCCTGATGACGGCGGTGCAGTCCACCTCCGAGGAGACGGCGATCTTCAACCTCAACGGTGAGCTGCGTCCCATCGACCTGCCGGGAACCGGCGGTATTACCCCTGAGCAGTACAACCCCGCCCAGCTGAGCAAGTGGACCCGGGATACCATCGCGGTCGGCCAGACCAGCAACACGTGGGTGGTCTACTACGGCACGGACTACATGCGTGACAACGTCAAGCCTGCCGGGACCATCAAGACCGACGGGTCCGTGTCGACTCTCGTCCTCCACGAGGTGCTGACTCCCGGCCAGGAGTTCGACTGGTCTCGCGCGGGCGATGTCCGCCTCGCCCTGAACCGGAGCGCGGCGAACAGCCAGCTCTTCCAGGTGCTGTGGACCATGGATGGCGCCACTTCGAACCCTGACTGGAAGGTCGAGGTCATCAAGAACGCCCCGAACGACGTGACCTTCAAGATCACGGGTCCGTTCCCGGCGTCCACCAACATGAACCTCGACCTTCCCGTGAAGTTCACCGAGCCTGCCAAGCCCGGTGTGAAGTACAGCAACACCGTCTCTGCTGAGGGCCTCGACTCCAGCACCACGGTGAGCGCCTACTACGTCGACTCCGTCGAGATCACCGTGACCATGGAGCCGGGCTACGGCACCTTCAAGGTGAGCAAGCTCGTCGACGGCTCTGGTGCCGCTCTGCTTGACAGCAGCGTGCAGTTCCCGCTGAAGGTGGACTTCACGCTGCCGGCTCACTACAACACCTACAACCCCGTGTGGCAGCCGCCGGACGGCTTCACCATGGACGCTGACGGTCTCACCGGTCACGGCACGATCATGATCGCGCCGGGTAAGACGACCTACTTCGACTCCCAGGTCACGCTGCCCGCAGGCACCAAGGTGACCCTGTCGGAGGACCCGGATGGCGCACGGCCGATCGCTCCCCCCACCGTCGAGTGGGGCACGCCCGTCATCAGCCAGCCGACCTTCGAGATCGGTGATCAGCGTGTGACCTCGGTTCAGATCACCAACACCGCGAACTACGTCCCCCCGAAGACCGGCACCTTCCAGGTTGTCAAGGTGGTCGACGGTGACTACACGGCGGCGTCCGACGAGACCTTCACGGTCGGCTACCGCTGCGACGACGCCAACACGACGACCGGTCAGGTCACCGTCCGTGCTGACGGCACTCCGGAGAACGGGCCCACGGTGCCCGCCGGCACGACGTGCACGATCACCGAGGACACCGATCAGGCCGAGCGCGACGGCTACTCCCGCGTTACGACCTACTCGGCCACGTCCGTGACGGTCGCTGCGGACACCACCCCCACGGTCACCGTGACGAACACCTACACCCGTAACACTGGCTCCTTCACGGTTGCCAAGGTTGTCGCCGGTGACTACACGGCGACGGCCACCGACACCTTCACGGTCGGCTACGAGTGCAACGACCCGGCGGCCACGAAGGGCGAGCTCACCGTCCCTGCTGACGGCACCGCGGTGAGTGGGCCGACCGTTCCGGTGGGCACGTCGTGCACCCTCAAGGAGGACACCGCCGCCGCTGGTCGCCCGGGCTACTCCCTGGCCACCACTTACTCGGCCACGTCCGTGACGATCGCCCAGGGGGCTACTCCGGCGGTGACCGTGACCAACACCTACACCGCTCTCAAGGGCAGTTTCATGATTGCCAAGACGGTTGATGGTGATGGTGCCGAGCTGGCGGCCGAGACCGAGTTCACCTTCGACTACACCTGCAAGCCTGCCACTGGCGCCGCGGCGGTTACCGACTCGGTGACCGTCAAGGGTGGTAAGTCTGTGGCGGTTGAGGGCGTGCCCGTGGGCGACTGTGTGGTCACCGAGCGCGACGCGACGGTTGCTGGCACCAGCGTGAGCACCGCGCTCTCCGTTGACGGCACGCCTGTTGGCGGCAATGAGGCGATGTTCTCGGTCACCGACGGCACCACGGTCAGTGTTGCTGCGACCAACACCTACACGCGTGACCGCGGCTCGTTCTCCGTGGCCAAGACGGTTGTCGGTGGTCAGGAGTCCTTCCAGCAGGACACCTTCGTCTTCGACTACACGTGCACCGATGGCACCATGGGACATCTTGACGTCCCGGGTGACGGCACGGCTGTGACCTCGCCGATGATCCCGGCGGGCACCGAGTGCACGGTCAGTGAGCGGGCTGAGTCCGCTGATCGTGTCGGTTACACCGTCGAGTCGGAGATCCCCGGCGGTGGCAAGGTCACGATCGCCAAGGACACCGTGGCGCCGTTGACCGCGACGAACACCTACTCGCCGGTGCCGACGCCGTCGCCGTCGGTCACGACGCCGGGCAAGCCGCCGCTGGCCAAGACTGGTGCGTCCAACGTCGTCCTGCTGGGCGTCATCGGGACCGTGCTCGTCGCGGGCGGAGGCCTTGCGTTCCTGGCCAAGCGTCGTCGCGACGACGCCTGAGATGAGGCGGCCCGGTCCCTGTTGAGCAGAGGCTGAGCACCCCGTCGACCTGAGCGCCCTCACCCCACCCGGGGTGAGGGCGCTCAGACGTCCCACCCGTACAATCCCCGCTGATGCGACTCACCGCCGTCCTGCCTCCACTCCTCACCGACCCGACCACCGCCCAGCTCGTGGCCGCCGCCGGAGCCTCCACGCGCACCGACCGCACCGCCGTCGTCGCCCCAGGAGCCCGCCCCGCCATCATCGCCGCCCTCTCCCTCGGTGAGCAGGGCGTCGCCCACGCCGTCGGCGCCCCCGGAACCCCCACCACCCCGGCCACCGGCACCCCCCTCCTCGTCCTGACCGCCACCACTCGCGAGGCCGAACACACCGCCGCCGCCCTCACCTGCTACCTGCCCGAGCACGACGTCGCCGTCTTCCCCGCCTGGGAGACCCTTCCCCACGAACGCCTCTCCCCACGCGCCGACACCGTCGCCACCCGCCTCGCTGTCCTGCGCCGCCTCGCCCACCCCGAGGACGGACACACCGACCCCGCCCGCGGCCCGATCCGCGTCCTCATCGCACCCGTGCGCGCCCTCCTCGCCCCCGTCATCGACGGACTCGGCGAGCTCGAGCCCGTCACCCTCGCCCCCGGGCTCGACGTCGGCCTTGACGCCACCGCCCAACGCCTGGCCGACGCCGCCTACACCCGCGTCGACATGGTCGAGAACCGTGGTGAGTTCGCCGTGCGCGGCGGCATCCTCGACGTCTTCCCACCCGCCCAGCCGCGCCCCGTGCGCGTCGACTTCTTCGGCGACGAGATCGAATCCGTCTCCTCCTTCTCCGTCAGCGACCAGCGCACCGTCGACGAGCTCGGTACCGTCACCGCCAACCCCTGCCGCGAGCTCCTCCTGACCGACACCGTGCGCGACCGCGCCCGCCAGCTCCAAGACGCCATCCCCGGCGCCGCCGACATGCTCGAGAAGATCGCCGCAGGCATCCCGGTTGAGGGAATGGAGTCCCTCGCCCCCGTCCTCGTGCCCCGCATGGTCCCCCTGCTCGACCTCGTCGGAGACCGCCTCGTCGTCGGCCTCGAACCCGAGCGCCTGCGCAAACGCGCCGAGGACCTGACCGCCACCACCCAGGAGTTCCTCGCCGCCGCCTGGACCAGTGCCGCCAGCGGCGAGCAAGCCCCCGTGGACCTGTCCGCCGCCGCCTTCGCCCACCTGGCCGAGGCCCGCGCCCTTGCCCTCGCCACCAACCGCGGCTGGTGGTCACTGACCTCGCTGAAGGCCAGCCCCGACACCACCGAGCTGCCGCTTCGCGACCCCCGCGGCTACAACGGCAAGCTCACCGAGGCCGTCACCGACCTCGGTGCCCTCGCCACCGGCGGCTGGAGCGTCATCGTCACCACCCCCGGCCCCGGGCCCGCCCGCCGCATGGCCGAGCTGCTCTCCGACGGCGGCGTCCCGTCACGCATCGTCACCCAGCTCGACGAACCCGCCGACATCACCGCCGACGGCGTCGTGCGCGTCACCCAGGCCAGCGCCGGGCACGGTTTCGTCGCCGACACGCTGCGCCTGGCCCTCGTCGCCGAGTCCGACCTCACCGGCCGCGCCCCCACCAGCCCCCGCGAGCGCAAGATCCTGCCCTCACGCCGCCCCCGCAAGAGCGTCGACCCCCTCTCCCTGCACCCCGGGGACCTCGTCGTCCACGCCCAGCACGGCGTCGGCCGCTTCGTCGAGCTCATGCGCCGGCCCATCGGCTCCGGCAAGAGCGCCGCCACCCGCGAGTACGTCGTCATCGAGTACGCCCCCTCCAAGCGGGGCCAGCCCGCCGACCGCCTCCTCGTGCCCACCGACGCCCTGGACCAGGTGAGCAAGTACGTCGGCGGCGACAGCCCCACCCTCAACAAGATGGGCGGCGCCGACTGGCAGAAGACCAAGTCCCGCGCCCGCAAGGCCGTGCGCGAGATCGCCGGGGAGCTCGTGCGCCTCTACGCCGCCCGCACCGCCACCACCGGCCACGCCTTCAGTCCTGACACCCCCTGGCAGACCGAGCTCGAAGAGGCATTCCCCTACACCGAGACCCCCGACCAGCTCGCCACCATCGACGACGTCAAGGCCGACATGGAGAAGCCCCAGCCCATGGACCGCCTCATCTGCGGCGACGTCGGCTACGGCAAGACCGAGATCGCCGTGCGCGCCGCCTTCAAAGCCGTCCAGGACGGCAAGCAGGTCGCCGTCCTCGTGCCCACCACCCTGCTCGTCTCCCAGCACGCCGAGACCTTCACCGAGCGCTACGCCGGCTTCCCCGTCACCGTCGCCCAGCTCTCCCGCTTCCAATCCGACGCCGAGTCCCACACGGTCCTTGAGGGCCTGGCCGCTGGAAGCATCGACGTCGTCGTCGGAACTCACCGTCTCATTACGGGGCAGGTCCGATTCAAGGACCTCGGGCTCGTCATCATCGACGAGGAGCAGCGCTTCGGCGTCGAGCACAAGGAGACTCTCAAGGCCCTGCGTACCGACGTCGACGTCCTGTCCATGTCCGCCACCCCCATCCCCCGCACCCTGGAGATGGCCGTCACCGGCCTGCGCGAGATGTCCACCCTCGCCACCCCGCCCGAGGACCGCCACCCCATCCTCACTTACGTCGGCGCCTACGAGACCAAGCAGGTCAGCGCCGCCATCCGCCGCGAG from Actinomyces respiraculi carries:
- a CDS encoding TetR/AcrR family transcriptional regulator, encoding MAAKVSKRTRMSAGERREQLIDVARALFAEKGFEATAIEEIAARAKVSKPVVYEHFGGKEGLYAVIVDRELSAISTTVTQALSSSPSPSLVVERAALALLTYIEDSPDGFQILSSSGDRTAGTYSTLLADVAIQVSGILASQFQEHGLDPRTAPLYAQMLVGIVSSPAWWWLENRTMSKEEVAAHMVNLAWNGLRALEAHPQLRETTHPAP
- a CDS encoding ribose-phosphate diphosphokinase; amino-acid sequence: MTGIITSGEKRLVIVSGRAHPELAAAVASELGTEVLSSTAYDFANGETYVRFNESVRGCDVFVMQSHGDRVNDWLMEQLIMVDALKRASAKRISVVAPFFPYARQDKKHLGREPISARLVADLYQTAGADRIMSVDLHTSQEQGFFDGPWDHLWAQPVLVEYIKSRVDPSMTTVVSPDAGRIRVAERWAHALGDTPLAFVHKTRDVTRPNESVANRVVGDVAGRSCVLVDDMIDTGGTIAKAVQVLLDQGAKDVIVAATHGVLSGPAVERLSSCGAREVVVTDTLPIPPSKRFGQLTILPIAPLLAQAIRAVFDDGSVTSLFESAGV
- the mfd gene encoding transcription-repair coupling factor, whose protein sequence is MRLTAVLPPLLTDPTTAQLVAAAGASTRTDRTAVVAPGARPAIIAALSLGEQGVAHAVGAPGTPTTPATGTPLLVLTATTREAEHTAAALTCYLPEHDVAVFPAWETLPHERLSPRADTVATRLAVLRRLAHPEDGHTDPARGPIRVLIAPVRALLAPVIDGLGELEPVTLAPGLDVGLDATAQRLADAAYTRVDMVENRGEFAVRGGILDVFPPAQPRPVRVDFFGDEIESVSSFSVSDQRTVDELGTVTANPCRELLLTDTVRDRARQLQDAIPGAADMLEKIAAGIPVEGMESLAPVLVPRMVPLLDLVGDRLVVGLEPERLRKRAEDLTATTQEFLAAAWTSAASGEQAPVDLSAAAFAHLAEARALALATNRGWWSLTSLKASPDTTELPLRDPRGYNGKLTEAVTDLGALATGGWSVIVTTPGPGPARRMAELLSDGGVPSRIVTQLDEPADITADGVVRVTQASAGHGFVADTLRLALVAESDLTGRAPTSPRERKILPSRRPRKSVDPLSLHPGDLVVHAQHGVGRFVELMRRPIGSGKSAATREYVVIEYAPSKRGQPADRLLVPTDALDQVSKYVGGDSPTLNKMGGADWQKTKSRARKAVREIAGELVRLYAARTATTGHAFSPDTPWQTELEEAFPYTETPDQLATIDDVKADMEKPQPMDRLICGDVGYGKTEIAVRAAFKAVQDGKQVAVLVPTTLLVSQHAETFTERYAGFPVTVAQLSRFQSDAESHTVLEGLAAGSIDVVVGTHRLITGQVRFKDLGLVIIDEEQRFGVEHKETLKALRTDVDVLSMSATPIPRTLEMAVTGLREMSTLATPPEDRHPILTYVGAYETKQVSAAIRRELLRDGQVFYVHNRVEDIDRVAARLQDTVPEARVATAHGQMSENRLEEVIDRFWHKEIDVLVCTTIVETGLDVSNANTLIVDRADRFGLSQLHQLRGRVGRARERAYAYFLYPADKPLTETALERLRTIATNTDLGAGMQVAMKDLEIRGAGNLLGGEQSGHIAGVGFDLYVRMVSEAVAAYKKALAIDPATASDAAARAGEDGAEIDEDLRVELPVDATIPEDYVPHERLRLEAYTKFAAARSEDGIRDVLDELTDRYGPVPEPTQRLAALARLRALAARLGVREIVAQGRSIRFAPVDLPESGRMRLTRLYPGTTMKPATRTIVVPAPGQARMGGGAIEGEALLRWAEVLLHAVVEGDEDYAVEATKYRRRR
- a CDS encoding DUF5979 domain-containing protein, producing the protein MSDLALLRFTWDASNANLKDGDQFSIKLPQEVAFKVPTTKDFLHDFDGDGVAETKVGECTIEAQLLTCTFNGELPERIKGGYKDVHGTGSVQVSAVKVTTASEITVSINAEKEVDVLLPNGEPILPPAPAAPYSPIPFDKWAWGMTESDTGPMWNILFSTGLPASGSTDRFLASFYNADYFNGTDVREIVIKDVLGPGQTFPALDQFRLIMRDSKHSDLRHQTIALGSSSASTTFPGFSVARVVIDGTTAEGTMATITLRGPFAPDTNYQLQYRAKADLTTPEGKAIPGTVYKNTASVCGTDLVRTSEQYFKESFTIDLTLAVGFGTFNVTKYVQGTGQDQVPADASFTVKADYTLPLTADKYPGWTPPGALSGDNKSGTVTFEVVRGVAKPLPGADPNPDAPLPVGTVVTVSEVLDSSTGAPAGYAWDTPSFTAGASTGETVTLTIADGHVIPVELRNTTQAQSNYFQVVKKAEGADGAAGKDYTFTYTCSDGQMGTITAKGDGVAVKSDTSFPVGTTCTVTEDTAKAGIEATPSTPRASRPSPSA
- a CDS encoding DUF5979 domain-containing protein; translated protein: MTDYDGVAENDTQLTQWNTAKMTGTWDASALSAITAGTSFTVGLPDVFKFRQYPRTDAMTVRDDGGVERTIGECVTQERSMTCTFNDEAQRLSEAGFKNFKGSYSLLMTAVQSTSEETAIFNLNGELRPIDLPGTGGITPEQYNPAQLSKWTRDTIAVGQTSNTWVVYYGTDYMRDNVKPAGTIKTDGSVSTLVLHEVLTPGQEFDWSRAGDVRLALNRSAANSQLFQVLWTMDGATSNPDWKVEVIKNAPNDVTFKITGPFPASTNMNLDLPVKFTEPAKPGVKYSNTVSAEGLDSSTTVSAYYVDSVEITVTMEPGYGTFKVSKLVDGSGAALLDSSVQFPLKVDFTLPAHYNTYNPVWQPPDGFTMDADGLTGHGTIMIAPGKTTYFDSQVTLPAGTKVTLSEDPDGARPIAPPTVEWGTPVISQPTFEIGDQRVTSVQITNTANYVPPKTGTFQVVKVVDGDYTAASDETFTVGYRCDDANTTTGQVTVRADGTPENGPTVPAGTTCTITEDTDQAERDGYSRVTTYSATSVTVAADTTPTVTVTNTYTRNTGSFTVAKVVAGDYTATATDTFTVGYECNDPAATKGELTVPADGTAVSGPTVPVGTSCTLKEDTAAAGRPGYSLATTYSATSVTIAQGATPAVTVTNTYTALKGSFMIAKTVDGDGAELAAETEFTFDYTCKPATGAAAVTDSVTVKGGKSVAVEGVPVGDCVVTERDATVAGTSVSTALSVDGTPVGGNEAMFSVTDGTTVSVAATNTYTRDRGSFSVAKTVVGGQESFQQDTFVFDYTCTDGTMGHLDVPGDGTAVTSPMIPAGTECTVSERAESADRVGYTVESEIPGGGKVTIAKDTVAPLTATNTYSPVPTPSPSVTTPGKPPLAKTGASNVVLLGVIGTVLVAGGGLAFLAKRRRDDA
- a CDS encoding LPXTG cell wall anchor domain-containing protein is translated as MTASFTNAYSPVPTPSPSVTTPGKPPLAKTGASNVVLLGVIGTVLVAGGGLAFLAKRRRDDA